In Lactococcus protaetiae, the genomic window GGACTTCGGAAACCTCTGCTGTATCTAAAACAATCGCAAATTTTGATGCTGCACGTCTTCCAAGCATGTAGTGATATAAGCCTGATAAAGCAAGCAAAATGGGCATCGGCACTTTTCCTTTTTCAAAGGCTCTATCACTCAGAACAATGATTGTCGCACCCGCATTGATGAGTCCTTCGACTTTATAGAACAATTTATTTAACGCATTTTCTAAAATGTCATTTTCATCATACAATGTAGAAACAACTTCTGTGTGATACTGAGGTTCTTTTAGTGCTAAAATCTTTTCAAAATCTGTTGTTGAAAGGACTGGACTTGTTAATTTGAGCTTACGAACGTTGTCAGCACTTACAGAAGCCGGATTTCCATCTTCACCAAGATAAGTTTCTGTGCCAATAACAATCTGCTCTCTAATTGCATCAATAGGTGGGTTGGTGACTTGAGCAAACTGTTGTTTGAAGAAGTTGTAAAGTGATTGCGCTTGTTCTGACAAAACAGCTAGTGGCGCGTCAAATCCCATTGATATTGTAGGTTCTGCTGCATTTTCCGCCATTGGCAACATAACTGTACGAATCATTTCGTCATTATAGCCAAAAAGCTTCCACATTGCTTTAATGTTTGCTGACGGAATCTTGTCAGTAGATATTTTTTCTGTCAGTGCTGACAGATTTTTTAAACCTGCTGATAGCCAGTCTTGGTAAGGATATTTGCTCGCATAATATTTTTTGACTGCATCATTTCTTATCATTTCGCCTTTGTCAGTGTTGACCAAAATCATATTACCTGGACCAAGTACTGATTTTTCAACGATTTGATTGGCCGGAATATCCACAACACCTGACTCTGAAGACAGAATGATAAAATTATCTTTTGTAATAAGATAACGGCTTGGACGTAGTCCGTTTCTGTCAAGCCTAGCACCAACGGTCGTTCCATCAGTAAATACAAGTGCTGCTGGGCCATCCCAAGGTGCGATATGTGCAGTACTGTATTCGTAAAATGCTTTTAGTCCAGGAGCCAAACCTGTATTCTCTCCCCAAGCTTCTGGAATCATTGCAAGTAGACTCTCAGGCATTTCTCGTCCGTTTCTATAAAGATGCTCCATACAATTTTCCAATTTTGCTGAGTCAGAGTTCTCAGAGTTATACATCTCAATATCATGAACTTTCATCCAATTTTCAGCGCCACGTAATGTATTAATTTCGCCATTATGCGCCAAAAAACGGAAAGGCTGGGCCCGATTCCATGATGGAAAAGTATTCGTAGAAAATCGACTGTGTGTCAAAGCAATGTGGCTTTTAAAAGTTTCATCAGATAAATCTGGATAGAATAATTTGACCTGATAAGCGTGTAACATTCCTTTATAGACCACTGTCTTACTTGACAAAGAACAAATATACAAGTCATTTTCATCAAATCTTTTTTCAAGTGAACGACGAATATCAAATAAGTCACTTTCAAAATCTTTGTCAGCACTGACAGCTTTTTGTTCAATGAATACTTGCACAAAAGCAGGCATAATTTTTTGAGCAGTCAATCCACATGATTCATAGTGAAAAGGAACTGCACGCGTGAATAAAACTTCGTGTCCCTGCGCTTTTACTGCGGCAGTAATGGATTCCAATGCTTGCCTTTGCTTGTTTTCTTGACGCGAAAGAAAGAATTGCCCTACTGCGTAGTTTCCTTTCTCTGGAAGTTTCACATTATTTTCTTTGGCTATTTTTACAAAAAATTCATGAGGTAAAGCAAGTAAAATTCCCGCTCCATCTCCTGTTTCGGGTTCAGCACCAGTCCCCCTCTATGATTCATCCGTTTAAGCATCGTGAGTGCGTGTTCAACAAGTTGGTGACTTGCTCTGCCATCAATTTGAGCAATAAAGCCCATTCCACAAGCATCCGACTCAAAGTCTGGCTGCCACAAAGTTGTTTTCATTGCTTTTCTTGCTTCAGCTTTCATTTCTTTCCCTCTCAGTCATTAAATTTTGATAATTTATTATTTTCTGACTATTATCTGGTTTAAAAAAGCGGAAAACCGCTTTTGATTTTTACTCCTTTGATATGAATCACTCTTAATTTACTTTAACAATCCATCCATCAGGTGCTTCTACATCACCAAATTGAATGCCAACAAGTTCATCATATAAACGTTTAATCGTTGGCCCAACCTCTGTTTCCGAATGGAAAACATACTGTTTTTCTCCATCATCAATACGTCCAATAGGTGAAATAATAGCAGCTGTTCCACAAGCTCCAGCTTCAACAAATTGATTCAAATCACTCACAGGAACATCTGTTTCAATTGCTTTCAAACCCAGACGATGTTCCGCTAAATATAAGAGTGAATATTTAGTAATTGAAGGCAAAATAGACGGACTCAACGGCGTAATAAATTCATTTTCCGCCGTAATCCCGAAGAAATTTGCTGCTCCGACTTCTTCAATCTTTGTATGTGTTGCTGGATCAAGATAAATGGCATCAGCATAACCCGCTTTTTTAGCACCAACTTCTGCTTGAAGTGATGCAGCGTAATTTCCTCCAACTTTTGCACCGCCTGTCCCCAAAGGAGCAGCACGATCATAGTCGCGTGAAATAACAAAGTTTGATGGTGCCAAACCACCTTTAAAATAAGAACCTACAGGCATTGCAAAAACAGTAAAAAGATATTCATCCGCAGGTTTCACCCCAATAATATCCCCAATCCCAATAAGCAGCGGGCGAAGATAAAGCGTCCCACCTGTACCATAAGGAGGCACAAAATCTTCATTAGCTTTAACTACTTGCTTAACTGCATCAATAAACATTTCTGTTGGAACTTCTGCCATGCACAAGCGACGCGCCGTTTTTTGAAGTCGTGCTGCATTTTGGTCTGGGCGGAAAAGCTGAATTGAGCCATCTTTTGTGCGATAAGCTTTCAGTCCTTCAAAACCTTGTTGACCATAGTGTAGAGCAGGAGAAGACTCACTAATATGGAGTTGATTGTCTCCTGTTAGCTCCCCTGTACTCCATTGTCCATCTTTATAGCGGGCAATATAGCGAAATGGTAAGTTTGTATAGTTAAATCCTAGGTTTTCCCAGTCTAAATCAATCGTCATAACATCCTCCGAAAATTTTCTGTTATAATAGATTATATTATTTTCTGAAAAGGAAAACAAGAAAATATTCAGAATTTTTATTAAAAATTCAGTCAATGTTCGGTTTTGTTTTGATAAAACAGCATAATACCAAGCTTTCATAGCTTTTAATAAAAATATCAGCGATTGGAGAATTATGAACTTTTTAAAAATAAATTGGGAAGATTTAGGCACGCTTCTCCTTGACAAATTAATCACTATTATCCTTGTCAGCCTACTTTTCTTTATCCTTTATCAAGCTGGAACTCGAATTGTAAAGCGACTTTTTAAAAACTATAGCGAACAAAAATGGACGGATACTTCTCGAATTTTAACGCTCTCTAGACTTACAACCAGTGGCATCCATTACCTTACCGTTTTTCTATATATCTACACGGTTCTTGGCCTTATCGGTATTCCTGTAGGAAATGTTTTAGCTGGTGCTGGAATTATTGGTGTGGCCCTTGGCTTTGCGGGACGCGATTTAGTTGCTGATATTATCAATGGTTTTTTTATCATTGTTGAACATCAGATTAATGTTGGCGATACTGTGGCCTTTTCCGGTTTAGATATTGAAGGAATTGTCAAAACTGTAGGTATCCGCTCTATTACTGTCATTGGGACAGATGGTGCAACTACTTTTATCCCAAATCGTAACATTGCCGCACTAAAAAATTACTCTTATACAGCCCGCACAGTCAATCTTGATGTACCAGTAGACCTGTCAGTACTGACAGAAACAAAAGCACATATTTTATCAGTAAATGCTGATTATCCGCAAGTTAAATTCGCAGGAATTATTAACCATGAAGAAAAATTATTTATCCGTAGCACATTAACTGCTTCATCAGCCGAACTTCCAGCTTTAAAAATGGAAATTTTGGATAAATATTACGACACCCCATACTGACAGATTTTTACAACGAATTGATGTTACAATCTAACTTCATGGCGTAAAAACATTGCCATGACACACTAATTGCAGTTGCTATAGCTAAACCACTCTAAAATCCAACCAAGATTGCTCTAAATTAATTGAGTTCGGTGCGCTAGAAGCTAGGAAAATAGCTGCTCCGCTGTTCATTCGCTCTATGCGAGTAAACTCGCTAGGCGAAATGGCAACTTGGAACCTGTCCTTGCGGACAGAACCCCAATTTCCTATCTACGCAGCAAGCTGCTCCGCTGTCCACACCGCAGGTATCCATGCTCGCTACGGCACTAAAATGCCTAGTCGCACTGGTTCTCGCTAAGCGACTGAAGTCGCAAGTCAAGGACGACAACGAAAGACTGGCGGAAAATTTGAGGAAGATTGGGGGTTTTAGAGTGGCTTGGCTATAATTCCCCCACATCTATAAAGTGGAACGAAAGTAGCGGTTAGTATAACAGAACACTTGTCAGCTACTACAAAAAAAACGTGAAAATTACTTCACGTTTTTTCAATACTGTCCAGTCAAAAATTTCTCTAAGTTAGCAACTGTTTTGATTTGGTAGTCCGTTTTACTTGCATTATTTTCCAAGTAACCTTGCTCATAGCCTGTCACAATAAACTTCGCCATCTGCTTACCATTCATCAATAACTCATACGATTGGTCTAGTTTTTTCAAAACATAAGCTCGATACTTGGAAGAACCTGACTCTTCCGCTTTTTCGACCAATTTTCTAATCAATTCAGTATCCATTTCATCTCCTTTTCGAGGTTAAACTCAACTGCTTGAAACAAATGATAGCAATCTTGAAAGAAAAATCCCTCGTTAAATTCTTTAAAATATAATTACAAAGTCATTGTAGCAAAGCTAAAGCGATTTTTCAAGAACTTATAGGAAAATTCATCAAAGATATATTGCTTTGAATTTCGTCTGACATCTATAAAACACTAGTGCTTTGCGCCTCAACTTGTGGCTTCGGCTTTTGCTCTTGGGGCTTTAGGACAGCGGAGACAACACTTAGTTTTCTTGGATCAATCATTTTTTAGTCGCTTAGTTGTTGCCCCTAGAGAATGTAGCTTAATTCACCAGCGATTCAAAACTTTTCCTGAATAATTCTTGATTTCATTTTTCGGATTCAACCATAGACTTAATCGGTTCATAGGATTTTCGATGAATAGGTGTAATTCCCAACTCTGTCAGTGCTGACAGATGTTTTGCTGTACCGTAACCAACATTATTTTCAAAATCATAACCAGGAAATTCAAGAGCAAAACTTGCCATCATCTCATCACGGGTCACTTTTGCAATAATTGAAGCCGCGGCAATCGAAAGCGATGTTGCATCCCCATGAATAATCTTGGTCTGTGGTATCTCAATATCAAGCGCCATCGCATCAATCAACAGATGCTCAGGAACAACTTTCAAATTTTCTACTGCCTGTAACATTGCGATTTTTGTCGCTTCATAAATATTAACTTCATCAATTTTTTCGTGACTAACCACTCCAATTCCGACAGCAATAGCTTGTTTTTGGATTTCAGTAAATATCGCATGATGTTTTGATTTTGGCACTTTTTTACTATCATTCAATCCTCTAATTTTACAATTAGGAGGTAAAATCACCGCCGCTGTCACTACTGGTCCTGCAAGTGGTCCCCGTCCCACTTCGTCAATTCCAGCAATTAACTCAATGCCTTGCGCATATAAATTCCGCTCAAATTCAAGCATTTTCTCCAAGCGTTCATTTTCTACGGCTTCCACAAGAATTTGTTTTTTTCGAGCCTTGATTGCCAAATGAACACCTGAGCGTAAATCAGCTTCAAAAATCTCAAATTCAGGTGCTGACAAATCTGTCAGTTCTGACAATTGTTCTTTAATTTCTTTAATCGTTTGTCCCATTTTTATAAATTCCCATTTTCAAGAAAAAATTACTGACACTGTTTAACATTTATACCTATGGTTTACGTTTCACGCAAACCGCTTCTTGCAGTATCTTTGCAGCTGCCACTTAGTGTTAGATTGCGATTTGAACTTGCCACTTTATAGGATCTTCAGCGCTTACGGATATGCTAGTTGTTACATCTAGTGGCGTAGCGAGCATCGGCAGCCTTTTTATCAGACGCTTTAGCGGCTAGATAAAACGGACAAATGTTTATCGCGTAGCCGTAAGGCGGAGATAGCACGCACTTGCTTTGATAAAAACTCCATTAATTCTTGTAATCACCGACTCTATCCAAGCAGAAAAGCCCTAATTTCCCATCTCGAGCATCCTTTACAAATAGACTGTAAAATCGGTCATAATCATCTCGAAATCCAAAACGACGTGTCAATTCCATAATTAATTCAGGAACCTCTAAATCTAAATCTTCATCATTAATATGATAGCGTTTCTTTGTCAATTCAGGATAATGCTTCAAAAAATAATCCAAACCAAAAATTGTTACCTCATCCATCGGAAGCAAATCATCCTTGATCGCACCCGTCAAAGCTAATTTCAATCCCACAAGCTGATCTTCAAACTTAGGCCACAGAATCCCTGGAGTATCGAGTAATTCTAGTTCCTTATTTGTACGAATCCACTGCTGCCCTTTGGTAACACCAGGACGATTTCCCGTTACGGCTACCTTTTTACCAGCTAGACGATTCATCAATGTTGATTTTCCAGCATTTGGAATACCAATAATCATCGTTCGCAAAGTGGTATGGGCAATTCCTCGTTCGCTGTCACGCGCCATTTTAGCCGACATTAACTTTTTAGCAGCTATCGTCAAACGTTTTGCCGTGTATTCTTCCTTAGAATTTATCGCCAATGTTATAAAGTTTTGTTGCTCAAAATATTCAATCCAGTCCTTCACAGCACTAGAATCAGCCAAATCCGCCTTATTCAAAGCAATAATTCGCGGTTTATCACCAATAATTTGTCCCAGCATAGGGTTTCTTGAACTCATCGGTAACCTAGCATCTACCAGCTCAATCACAAAATCGACATACTTCAAGTTCTCTTGCACCTGTCGCCTTGCTTTTGACATATGTCCTGGGAACCATTGGATTGTACTCATCTATTTCTTTCCTTTCATACTCACAATTAAACTTCTTTCTAGTTTTTATCACTTCACTTTGTAAAATCAATTTTTCTCTTTTTCACGCAAAGTAATAAAGTGAGACAAAATAATAAATTATAATTTTATTCAGTACCCCATTTTAGCATTTTTTTGCCTTTATTTCTTGTCCTTAAAAAACCGTATTTTTCCAAAATAAAAAATTATCTCTTAAATTTTACCACTATGTATAAATAATCCCTTGACAAGCATTTAAAACAATTTTAAAATAAAGAGCGTATTTTTTTTAATATGGATTAATATGGCAGTGAAAGGAATTTAAATGATTTATAAAAAATATGGTGAGATTTTTAGAGCATTAAGACAACAAAAAAAGCTCTCTGTTTTGCACTTTGAAAGCATTGGTATCTCAAAAGCAACCTTAGCGAAATTTGAACGTGGAGAATCAATGATGGGATTTGACCGTGTCGTTCTAGCATTACAAGAGTTAGGCATCTCTCTTGAAGAATATGAACAAATTTTAAATAATTATACAAATAGTGACCAAGATGAATTAATTGAACGCGTCATCATCGCAGACCTCTATAGTGATAAAAATGAATTATTAAAACTTATAAATGACCTTGAACAATCCGGACATTATTCCCTCGCTCTTGCTGCCAAAAGTACCTTGTTTTCCTTGAATGACATAGAAAGTGAACAAATTATTGATTATTTATTTTCAATCAGTATCTGGGGCTATATGGAGCTAAGTATTTTTTATCTCTTTCTGCCAAATCTCAGCGCTCGAGAAACACAATTATTAATCAATTCTTTTTTGATTGAAAAACATCCTCTACTTTCTTCTTCCAAACATAGAAATAAGCTACTTCAGATTGCTTATAAATCTGCCATTCTTTTTTCATCACGTGGATACATCGATTCTGCAAAATACGTTATAAATTGTATTGATAATTATCATCTAGAACATGATATGTTCAATCAAAATTTGAGAAATTTGTCCGTAGGGTACTGGAATTTTTGTTTTAAAAACACCTCCGAAGGAAAACTACAAATACAAAAAGCAATTGATATTTTCAACAGTCTCAATCTCTCCGAAGTCTCGAAATATTATCAAAATATGCTCGATAGACTATAAATACCTAATCCCTCTTGCTTATTTCTAATTAAAAATCTCCCCTTTTCTAACAAAGAGGAGATTTTATATTCTATGTTTTTATATGCCAAAAATGAATTCACAGATAAAAATTATGATAAACGAAATAGAAACAATAAAAATAAAAATCATCATTAATAACGCAACAACAATTTCCATTTTTGATACATTTTTCAAATTTGTACCTCCTTATATTATTCTATGTTAACTTTATCATAAGCAAATACGATTTTTAGTCCCTTCTTTTATACGATAAATCTATCCCTTTCTTCTCTTTTCATATCGCTCTATAAAATCTTACCTATTTTATGACACATTCTGATTTTGGCCAATATATTTAGTGTATAGTAATTTATAATGATTATTCAAAAATACCAAATTATACGTTTTTCACTACTTTTCACAAGTGTTTTTGAGACTCTATAAATACCAATACCAAAGAAAGGACTTGCAAACTCAAAATTGCAAGTACATACTCATGAAAAACAATATCAAAGAATATATATTAATCATTATTGGCTCTCTATCAATTGCTTTTTCTGTAAATTGTTTAGCAATTCCAAACCTGCTAGGTGAAGGAGGAGTACCCGGACTAATCGCTATGGGCACTTATTTATTTGACATCCCCTCCTATCTTACCAACTTTTTTCTTAACGGTTTACTTATAATATTTAGCTATCGTTACTTTAATAAAACTCTAATTTTTCGGACAGTTTTTGTCGTAATCCTCTCCACTATCTTTTTGCATCTTACAGCACATCTCCCTCTCAGGCTTCCATATCCTATCCTTGCCGCTGTTTTAGCTGGTGCTTTCATGGGAGGGGGATTGGTCTCATTTATTTAGGAAAAGCAACGTCTGCAAGTGGTAGTCTAATTGCTAAAATACTGGAAAAAAAATTCAATATCCGAAAAAGTCTGGGCTTGCTTATATCTGACCTTTCTGTAATTCTTCCATCTAGTATTTTTTTAGGAATTGAGCGTTCACTTCTCACCATCATTTCTGTTTATGTGTCCTCTAAAGTATTATCTATCATTATCGAAACAGATTTATCCAAGTTCTTCAAAATTTCTAAGAGTTTTTCATAAAATATCATTCTACTAGGAAATAATTATGCTCATTATTGATATCTACACAATACCAAATACTCTCAAAAATAAAAAAAGCCTTGCAAAACTTGTGGCTCGTGTCGTTAAAAATATAAAAAAAGATAAAACTCACGGAAATGTCCTATGTCTCATTCATGAAACTGATGCTCTTTCCAACGACAATGGAGAAGACAATTATATTCACAGCCATATTATTCATAGCTCTGGAGAGCTTAATCGCTCTCAACAGTCAAAAATATTTGAAGAACTCACATATTTACTTCCGAGATTTTCTGAGCAAACCAATAGAATATCTATCTCTTTTAGCGAAACAACACCCACTTATTTTAGTAGTTTTTGGTAAAGTTATTGATTTGCACTATATCCAATACACGAAATTCAAATTACTAAAAAATGAGCTAGGATTAACGTCCTAGCTCTGCATAAACTCCATTAACGTTTAATATTAGGATTAGTGAAAATATCCGACGAATCATCACTAGGCGATGAAAACTCTGAAATAATCGCTCCCTCTTCTGCTGCTTGAAACCAATGCAAAGTATCAGGAATAATTGTATACTGTTCTCCTGCCTCAAGTACAATCTCATGTCGAATGGTATACCACTCTTTGCTCTTTTCTGGAATTTTAGCTGAGATTTCTTGCACATTTTCCTCGCCTTCCACATAAAGATAGACTTTACCATAACGAACTCGAAAAGTTTCTTCTTTTCCTTCAATTTCTAACTTTACTCCTCGCCGTGGATGGCGATGTTCTGGACAAGTTTGTCTAGGAAGTAAAACCATTTCTTTCGCACAATAGCGGTCATTATTCACATAAACAATGAGATTAAGTCCCTCTTCCTCAATGTTTTTCAACCCAAAATCAGCATACTCTATACCATCTAGTTCTTGTCTTGTAAAAGCAATAC contains:
- a CDS encoding branched-chain amino acid aminotransferase → MTIDLDWENLGFNYTNLPFRYIARYKDGQWSTGELTGDNQLHISESSPALHYGQQGFEGLKAYRTKDGSIQLFRPDQNAARLQKTARRLCMAEVPTEMFIDAVKQVVKANEDFVPPYGTGGTLYLRPLLIGIGDIIGVKPADEYLFTVFAMPVGSYFKGGLAPSNFVISRDYDRAAPLGTGGAKVGGNYAASLQAEVGAKKAGYADAIYLDPATHTKIEEVGAANFFGITAENEFITPLSPSILPSITKYSLLYLAEHRLGLKAIETDVPVSDLNQFVEAGACGTAAIISPIGRIDDGEKQYVFHSETEVGPTIKRLYDELVGIQFGDVEAPDGWIVKVN
- a CDS encoding mechanosensitive ion channel family protein — its product is MNFLKINWEDLGTLLLDKLITIILVSLLFFILYQAGTRIVKRLFKNYSEQKWTDTSRILTLSRLTTSGIHYLTVFLYIYTVLGLIGIPVGNVLAGAGIIGVALGFAGRDLVADIINGFFIIVEHQINVGDTVAFSGLDIEGIVKTVGIRSITVIGTDGATTFIPNRNIAALKNYSYTARTVNLDVPVDLSVLTETKAHILSVNADYPQVKFAGIINHEEKLFIRSTLTASSAELPALKMEILDKYYDTPY
- a CDS encoding ribonuclease HII; this encodes MGQTIKEIKEQLSELTDLSAPEFEIFEADLRSGVHLAIKARKKQILVEAVENERLEKMLEFERNLYAQGIELIAGIDEVGRGPLAGPVVTAAVILPPNCKIRGLNDSKKVPKSKHHAIFTEIQKQAIAVGIGVVSHEKIDEVNIYEATKIAMLQAVENLKVVPEHLLIDAMALDIEIPQTKIIHGDATSLSIAAASIIAKVTRDEMMASFALEFPGYDFENNVGYGTAKHLSALTELGITPIHRKSYEPIKSMVESEK
- the ylqF gene encoding ribosome biogenesis GTPase YlqF produces the protein MSTIQWFPGHMSKARRQVQENLKYVDFVIELVDARLPMSSRNPMLGQIIGDKPRIIALNKADLADSSAVKDWIEYFEQQNFITLAINSKEEYTAKRLTIAAKKLMSAKMARDSERGIAHTTLRTMIIGIPNAGKSTLMNRLAGKKVAVTGNRPGVTKGQQWIRTNKELELLDTPGILWPKFEDQLVGLKLALTGAIKDDLLPMDEVTIFGLDYFLKHYPELTKKRYHINDEDLDLEVPELIMELTRRFGFRDDYDRFYSLFVKDARDGKLGLFCLDRVGDYKN
- a CDS encoding Rgg/GadR/MutR family transcriptional regulator, encoding MIYKKYGEIFRALRQQKKLSVLHFESIGISKATLAKFERGESMMGFDRVVLALQELGISLEEYEQILNNYTNSDQDELIERVIIADLYSDKNELLKLINDLEQSGHYSLALAAKSTLFSLNDIESEQIIDYLFSISIWGYMELSIFYLFLPNLSARETQLLINSFLIEKHPLLSSSKHRNKLLQIAYKSAILFSSRGYIDSAKYVINCIDNYHLEHDMFNQNLRNLSVGYWNFCFKNTSEGKLQIQKAIDIFNSLNLSEVSKYYQNMLDRL
- a CDS encoding D-lyxose/D-mannose family sugar isomerase translates to MYQEKIRAIFKNSGIAFTRQELDGIEYADFGLKNIEEEGLNLIVYVNNDRYCAKEMVLLPRQTCPEHRHPRRGVKLEIEGKEETFRVRYGKVYLYVEGEENVQEISAKIPEKSKEWYTIRHEIVLEAGEQYTIIPDTLHWFQAAEEGAIISEFSSPSDDSSDIFTNPNIKR